DNA from Brassica napus cultivar Da-Ae chromosome C4, Da-Ae, whole genome shotgun sequence:
GGAAGAAGTAACAACCCACATCAGAGGCGGAGGCGGTGAAACCGCACACCAAAGAGCACCTctggaatatttttttaacagatTTAAAACTAGCAAAACATCCCAAGCAAACCGAGAAGGAGATAGAGCGACCCGACTTCTCCTCCAAGAGCACCTccggaataatttttttaatagagcTGGAGATTCTCTACCGAGCTACTTTAAACTTGTAAAATAATTACTGTAACAAATTTCGTTatcgattaattatatgattatttGATCTCTaatctcaaataatttatatttatctgctAAGGAATCCAAAAAGAGTTACCGAGGCGAGAGGTGATGGAAAGAAAACGTTGATGTAACTCTAATAATAAAAGAAACTGCGTGTATAGACACGAATGCTCCAAATGTTTGCATGTGGCACACGTGTCATTATCCTTCTTCCTACTTATTACACATACTCGCATGCATTCTTCTTACAAACATAGTAAAACATTTCTGAATCATCAGAGAGACAGATCGAGAGTGAGAAAATGGAGAAAAACAAGATAATTTTCACGTTTTTGCTTGTGATTGTGTTCTTCCATGGAGTTATGATGATGAGATCAACTGGgtatgaaggagaagaagagcagggaggaggaggaggaggaggaggaggaggaagagaaagaggagGGTTCATGATGAAAGAGTCGAGACAAGTGATCAAATCAGAAGGTGGAGAGATGAGAGTTGTGATATCTCCAAGAGGAAGGATCATTGAGAAACCAATGCACATTGGGTTTCTAACAATGGAACCTAAAACCCTCTTTGTCCCTCAGTATCTTGACTCTAGCCTCCTCATCTTCATTCGTCAAggtccctctctctctccccctttctctctATAATTCATTAGTTTCTCGCACTCAACATACATGCTTACTTGCAGGTGAAGCAACACTTGGAGTTATATGCAAAGACGAGTTCGGAGAGAAGAGATTGAAAGGAGGCGACATTTACTGGATTCCAGCTGGTTCTGCCTTTTATTTGCTCAACACGGGTCGAGGCCAGCGCCTTCATGTCATTTGCAGCATTGATCCATCGCAGAGTCTTGGTTTCGAAACTTTCCAAGTACTTAACTTAGATTTGACACATAATTCGAGCTAATCAAAGTCGCattcattttcataaataattttgatgaatGGCTGACTTGTTGCTTTTGTGTAGCCGTTCTATATTGGTGGAGGTCCATCGTCTGTTCTTGCCGGCTTTGATCCCGACACTTTAACTTCAGCACTCAACGTTAGTACAACTCCAACCTAAATGATTATTAAATGTTCGATTATTTTACTGCGTTTaataacaattttcttttgtttcgttTGTGATTACATCTTTTAGAATTGTTTTTTAACACTGAAATatgttcttttaaaaaatacgaATTTTACTATGCATTTTTTCATTATCTATGTTAAAAAACGCTATCTTAAATAATGAgttatgtcaaaaaaaaaacatttttgaccAGAATGCTATCTTCTTATGCTATCTTTTCCCCGCTGCCCTTGTAGTGTTTGAGGTAAACGTAGAAACTAGTGTTTGAAACTCTCATATTAGTCCTGTCAATTTCATTTTCGTATTGGTCTTGAGCTTATGTAGGTTTCTCGACCGGAGGTGCAACAGCTGATGACGAGTCAAGTCCGAGGCCCAATTGTGCACATCACGGAACATGCTCCCACAATGTGGACCGAGTTCTTGGGGTTGAGAGGTGAAGAGAAACATAAGCATCTCAAGAAACTTTTGGAGATGAAACAAGGAACCTCTCAAGAACAAGAATACAATCCATGGTGGTCTTGGAAGAACATAGTAAGCTCGATTTTGGATGTAGCCGGAGAAAAGAACCGGGGTTCAGGATCTTCCAAGTGCGAGGACTCTTATAACATTTATGATCGGAAAAACGATTTCGAAAACGACTATGGGTGGAGTAAAGCTCTTGATTATGATGATTACGAGCCTCT
Protein-coding regions in this window:
- the LOC111204718 gene encoding vicilin-like seed storage protein At2g28490, with translation MEKNKIIFTFLLVIVFFHGVMMMRSTGYEGEEEQGGGGGGGGGGRERGGFMMKESRQVIKSEGGEMRVVISPRGRIIEKPMHIGFLTMEPKTLFVPQYLDSSLLIFIRQGEATLGVICKDEFGEKRLKGGDIYWIPAGSAFYLLNTGRGQRLHVICSIDPSQSLGFETFQPFYIGGGPSSVLAGFDPDTLTSALNVSRPEVQQLMTSQVRGPIVHITEHAPTMWTEFLGLRGEEKHKHLKKLLEMKQGTSQEQEYNPWWSWKNIVSSILDVAGEKNRGSGSSKCEDSYNIYDRKNDFENDYGWSKALDYDDYEPLKYSGVGVYLVNLTAGSMMSPHMNPTATEYGIVLSGSGEIQVVLPNGTSAMNMRVSPGDVFWIPRYFAFCQIASRIAPFEFVGFTTSAYKNRPQFLVGSNSLLRSLNLTSLAMAFGVDEGTMKRFIEAQREAVILPSASAAPPHEDEPERFGSDHIFT